The region GATTAAACATCAACGTTGATGCAGGTAACCGTTTCTATGTGCGTCATGTGCGCTTTGATGGCAACGACACGTCTAAAGATTCTGTTTTGCGCCGTGAAATGCGCCAGATGGAAGGTGCCTGGTTAGGTAACGATCTGGTTGAGCAGGGTAAAGAACGTCTAAACCGACTGGGATACTTTGAAAGCGTTGATGTAGAAACGCAGCGCGTTCCCGGTGTGGCCGATCAGGTTGATGTGACGTATAAAGTCAAAGAGCGTAATACGGGTACATTCAACTTTGGTGTCGGCTTTGGTACGGAAAGTGGCGTGAGCTTCCAGGCGGGCGTTCAGCAGGATAACTGGCTGGGAACGGGGAATTCTGTTGGTATCAGTGGGACTAAAAACGACTACCAGACGTATGTCGAGCTGTCGCTGACTGACCCGTATTTCACCGTCGATGGCGTTAGCCTCGGTGGTCGCGTCTTTTATAACAAATTTGAAGCGTCCGACGCCGATCTCTCTGACTATACCAACGTGAGTTATGGCGTTGGCAGCACCTTGGGTTTCCCGATTAACGAGAATAACTCACTGCGCGTCGGTCTGGATTATGTCCATAACGATCTGTCGGATATGAGACCGCAGGTGGCAATGTGGCGTTATCTGAACTCCGTGGGGGTCAACCCAGACGTTGTGGTGGGTACTAACAATAAATCCAGTGCGGACTTCAAGGCTAACGACTTCTTCCTGAATACCGGATGGTCGTATAACAATCTGGATCGCGGTTACTTCCCGACCAAAGGGACGCGCGCATCGGCGAATGCCAAGATCGCCGTGCCGGGCTCGGACAACGAATACTACAAACTGACGTTTGATTCGGCGAGCTACTATCCGCTAACTGATAGCGGTAAATGGGTGGTAATGGGCCGTACGCGTGCAGGCTTTGCCGATGGCATCGGGAGTAAAGAAGTGCCGTTCTACGATAACTTCTACGCCGGTGGCTCCAGCACGGTACGTGGCTTCCAGTCGAATACGATCGGCCCTAAAGCGGCGTATTATAACTGTACTACGGGCGCAACGTCTTATTCCAATTGCCCAATTGATAAAACCAATTTGGACGATGCCGTGGGCGGTAACGCGATGGCCGTGCTGAGTGCGGAATTGATCGTACCGACGCCGTTTATTAGTGACAAATACGCGAGTTCCGTACGGACTTCCTTCTTTGTGGACGGTGGTACGGTATGGGATACCAACTGGAAAAATACGCAAGCAACGATTGATGCTGGCGTGCCGGATTATAGCAAGGCGACCAACTTCCGTGTTTCCAGCGGTATCGCGTTACAATGGATGTCTCCGCTTGGGCCATTGGTCTTCTCCTATGCCCAGCCGGTTAAAAAGTACGATGGAGACAAGTCGGAACAATTCCAGTTTAACATTGGCAAAACCTGGTAGTGTGACGTCCGTAGGTCGTATGCAGGGAATGTTGCATCGCTGTTCATTGGTGTGAATGCTGGAAATTCAGCTAACGCCATGGCGCGATGCCCACCATTAAAGTGTTAAGACACAAATTAGGTTAGGTTGAGGAGTTTATAGTGAAAAAGTGGTTATGTGCCGCAGGCCTCGGTTTAGCATTGGCTGCTTCAGCCAGCGTTCAAGCTGCTGACAAGATTGCCGTTGTTAACGTTGCTAGCATCTTCCAACAATTGCCACAGCGTGAAACCGTTGGCAAGCAACTGGAAAACGAGTTCAAAGGCCGTGCTTCTGAACTGCAATCGATGGAAAACGACTTACAGACCAAGATGCAGAAGTTGCAGCGTGATGGCTCTACCATGAAAGCGAGCGATCGCAGCAAAATGGAAAAAGACGTCATGGCACAGCGCGAGCAGTTCTCAACGAAAGCACAGGCTTTTGAGCAGGACAACCGTCGTCGTCAGACTGAAGAACGCAACAAAATCCTGAGCCGCATTCAGGATGCTGTGAAAGCCGTTGCAACCAAAGAAGGTTATGATGTCGTGATTGACGCTAACGCTGTTGCGTATGTCGCCAATGCTAAAGACATTACTGCTGATGTGCTGAAACAGGTTAAATAATACATGTATTCAATTCGACTGGACGCGTTAGCTCAACAGTTGGATGCACAATTGCACGGTGATGGCGATATCGTCATCACCGGTGTTGCTTCTATGCATTCTGCAAAAACTGGGCAAATTACGTTTCTTTCCGACAGTCGTTACCGTGAGCAACTGGCCGGGACGCAAGCGTCTGCGGTCGTGCTGACGGAAGCGGATTTACCTTACTGTCAGGTTGCTGCGCTGGTAGTGAAAAATCCTTATCTGACCTACGCTCGCATGGCTCAGCTGTTGGATACCACACCGCAACCAGCAACCGATATTGCCCCGAGTGCAGTCATTGCTCCCGATGCGACGCTGGGTCAACAGGTGTCTGTTGGTGCCAATGCCGTCATCGAATCTGGCGCACAGTTGGGTGATGGTGTTGTTATTGGTCCAGGCTGTTTTATCGGTAAAGATGCCCGCATTGGCGCCGGTACCCGTTTGTGGGCAAATGTAACGATCTATCACCGCGTTGAGCTGGGTGAGCACTGTCTGATCCAGTCTGGGACAGTGATCGGTTCTGACGGTTTTGGCTATGCCAACGATCGCGGCAACTGGGTGAAGATCCCGCAGTTGGGAACGGTCAGAATTGGCGATCGGGTTGAGATTGGTGCGAGCACGACCATCGATCGCGGTGCGTTGGATGATACGGTCATTGGCAATGGTGTTATCATTGATAACCAATGTCAGATTGCGCACAACGTCGTGATTGGCGACAATACCGCGGTAGCGGGCGGCGTCATTATGGCGGGGAGCTTGAAAATTGGTCGTTATTGCATGATCGGCGGTGCTAGCGTGATTAACGGGCACATGGAGATCTGCGATAAAGTGACGGTAACGGGAATGGGGATGGTCATGCGACCAATCACTGAACCTGGGGTATACTCTTCGGGTATTCCTTTGCAACCCAATAAAGTATGGCGCAAAACTGCAGCGCTGGTGATGAATATTGATGAGATAAGCAAACGGTTAAAAGCCGTTGAACGAAAAGTCGATAACGTTTAATCACTCGCGTTTTATTTGCGGCCTGCCTGAAGACACCTAATTTAGGGTCTGCGCAGGCCGTGTTGTTGATGGCATCAGTTTTTTATGGACAGGAAGAGTATTTTGACTACTGACACTCATACTCTGAATATTGAAGAGATTTTAGAATTATTACCGCACCGTTTCCCATTTTTGCTGGTTGATCGGGTACTGGATTTTGAAGAAGGGAAGTTTCTGCGGGCGGTGAAAAACGTCTCTTTCAACGAACCCTTCTTTCAGGGGCATTTCCCGGGCAAACCGATTTTCCCCGGCGTATTGATTCTGGAAGCAATGGCTCAGGCCACCGGTATTCTGGCGTTTAAAAGCGTGGGTAAACTGGAACCAGGTGAGCTGTATTACTTCGCAGCTGTTGACGAAGCGCGTTTTAAGCGCCCGGTACAGCCAGGCGATCAAATGATCCTTGAAGTTGAATTCATTAAAGAGCGTCGCGGCGTTGCGCGCTTTAAAGGTGTTGCCAAAGTTGATGGCGAAGTGGCCTGTGAAGCGTCAATGATGTGTGCTCGTCGTCGGGAGTCCTGATAACGTGATTGATCAAACCGCCTTTATTCACCCTAGTTCGATTGTTGAAGACGGTGCCATTATTGGTGCTGGTGTTCATATTGGCCCTTTCTGCTACATCGGTTCTCAGGTTGAGATCGGTGCAGGGACGGTGCTGAAATCGCATGTCGTCGTCAATGGTGTCACTAAAATTGGTCGCGACAACGAAATCTATCAGTTCACGTCAATTGGTGAAGTGAATCAGGATCTCAAATATGCCGGGGAACCGACCCGCGTTGAGATTGGCGATCGTAACCGCATCCGTGAAAGCGTCACGATTCATCGTGGTACGACGCAGGGCGGTGGGTTGACTAAAGTCGGTAGCGATAACCTGTTGATGATCAACACGCATATCGCGCACGACTGCGTAGTGGGTAATCGTTGTATTCTGGCGAATAATGCTACGCTGGGCGGCCACGTTTCCGTCGATGATTTTGCAATTATTGGTGGGATGACGGCTGTGCACCAGTTCTGCATTATCGGTGCTCACGTTATGGTCGGTGGGTGCTCTGGTGTGGCGCAAGACGTCCCGCCGTATGTCATTGCACAGGGTAACCACGCTACGCCGTTTGGCCTGAACATTGAAGGCTTGAAACGTCGTGGATTCGAAAAAGAAACGCTGCATGCGATCCGTAACGCATACAAACTCCTCTACCGTAGCGGTAAAACGCTGGATGAGGTAAAACCGGAAATCGAAGCGCTGGCGGCTGAATACCCCGCGGTGCAGGCATTTACCGATTTCTTTGCCCGTTCTACTCGCGGCATCATTCGTTAATCCATGACATCACGTCCTTTGACTATTGGGCTGGTCGCCGGAGAAACTTCCGGCGACATCCTTGGCGCTGGTTTGATCCGTGCGCTAAAAGAAAAGGTGCCCGATGCGCGGTTTGTCGGCGTTGCTGGGCCGCGTATGCAGGCCGAAGGCTGTGAAGCCTGGTACGAAATGGAAGAGCTGGCGGTTATGGGCATTGTTGAAGTGCTCGGACGCCTTCCTCGTCTGCTGAAAATTCGGCGGGATTTAACCCAGCGTTTCAGCGAGCTTCAGCCCGATGTCTTCGTGGGCATTGATGCACCTGATTTCAATATCACGCTGGAGGGCAACCTCAAACAGCGCGGTATCAATACCATTCACTATGTCAGCCCGTCCGTGTGGGCCTGGCGTCAAAAACGTGTTTTCAAAATAGGTAAAGCGACCAATCTGGTGCTGGCTTTCTTGCCTTTTGAAAAAGCGTTTTACGATCGTTTCAATGTACCTTGTCGCTTTATCGGCCATACGATGGCTGATGCGATGCCGTTGCATCCTGATAAGCTGGCAGCACGCGCGACGTTGGGTATTGCGCCCGATGTGCATTGTCTGGCGCTGCTGCCGGGCAGCCGTGGCGCTGAAGTTGAAATGCTGAGCGCGGATTTCCTCAATACAGCAGTGCTACTGCGTCAGCGTTTTCCCGATCTGGAAATCGTGGTTCCGTTGGTGAACAACAAGCGGCGTGAACAGTTCGAACGGATAAAAAGCAGTGTGGCACCGGATCTGCGTGTGCATCTGCTGGATGGACAGGCGCGTGAAGCCATGATTGCCAGCGATGCGGCGCTGCTGGCATCCGGTACGGCGGCGCTGGAGTGCATGCTGGCAAAATGCCCGATGGTTGTAGGCTACCGCATGAAGCCCTTTACCTTCTGGCTGGCGCAGCGCTTGGTCAAAACGCCATGGGTGTCGTTACCGAATTTGTTGGCAGGGCGTGAGCTAGTGGCAGAGTTGCTACAGACTGACTGTACGCCGGATAAGCTCGCCGCCGCACTGTTGCCGCTGTTTGCTGATACGGACAAAATGGCTGAGCTACGCACAACATTTGTGGACTTGCATCAGCAGATCCGCTGTAACGCCGATGAGCAAGCGGCTCAGGCGGTGCTGGAATTAGTAAAGCCTTATTAATAAAAGCATGTTAATAAAACCATGAGCGAAATATTTATTTACCCTCAGGCGAACTGTATCGCTGGCGTTGATGAAGTGGGTCGTGGCCCTTTGGTTGGCGCAGTTGTGACGGCGGCGGTGATTCTTGATCCGACCCGGCCAATTGTCGGGCTGGCGGATTCCAAAAAGCTGAGTGAAAAACGTCGGCTGGCGCTCTATGATGAAATCAAAGAAAAGGCGCTGGCGTGGAGTCTTGGCCGTGCCGAACCGGAAGAGATTGATCAACTGAATATTCTGCATGCTACGATGCTAGCGATGCAGCGTGCGGTGGCAGGGTTGTCTATTGTGCCGGACTTTGTTCTCATTGACGGTAACCGTTGCCCGGCATTGTCGATGCCCGCTCAGGCAGTGGTTAAAGGGGACAGCCGTGTGGCAGAAATCAGTGCGGCCTCTATTATGGCGAAAGTTACCCGCGATCGTGAGATGGTTGAATTGGATCAACGCTTCCCCGCTTATGGCTTTGCCCAACACAAAGGTTATCCAACGGCTTTTCATCTGGAGAAACTGGCTGCACTGGGTGCCACTGAGTTTCACCGTCGGAGCTTCGCGCCGGTCAAGCGTGCATTAGGCCTGGCGTAAAACATCATCATTCACTCTCTGTGTTGTGATATGACTATTGCAATGCTGACTAATCGATAAATTCTGGGATCTGGATATGGCCGAACCACGTTTTGTTCACCTGCGTGTTCACAGTGACTATTCCATGATCGATGGGCTGGCCAAAGTCGGTCCGCTGGTAAAAAAAGCGGCGGCGCTCGGGATGCCCGCGCTGGCGATTACCGATTTTACCAACCTGTGTGGGCTGGTTAAATTCTATGGCGGCGCGCATGGCGCAGGGGTCAAACCTATCATCGGCGCAGACTTCTATGTCGAAAGCGATGAATTAGGGGATGAATTGGCGCATCTCACTGTGTTAGCCATGAACAATGAAGGCTACCAGAATCTCACGCTGCTGATTTCCCATGCTTATCAACGAGGCTATGGCGCTGCCGGGCCGACAATTGACCGTGATTGGCTGATTGAGCATCAGGAAGGTCTGATTCTTCTATCGGGTGGTCGCCGAGGTGATGTGGGGCGGTTTTTACTGCGTGGCAATCAGGCGCAGGCCGAGCAGAGTCTGGCGTTCTATCAGGAACACTTCCCTCAGCGTTACTATCTGGAGCTCACCCGTACGTCCCGCCCGGATGAAGAAAGCTATTTGCATGCGGCGGTGGAGCTAGCAACCAAGCACGGTTTGCCCGTTGTAGCGACCAACGAAGTGTGCTTTATCAGCACGGATGATTTTGAGGCTCACGAAATTCGCGTGGCCATTCACGATGGCTATACGCTTGACGATCCTAAACGCCCACGTCATTACAGCCCGCAGCAATATATGCGTTCCGAAGAGGAAATGTGTGAGCTGTTTGCAGATATCCCTGAAGCGCTGGCGAACAGCGTTGAAATTGCCAAACGCTGTAACGTAACGATTCGTCTGGGCGAATATTTTCTGCCGCAGTTCCCGACGGGCGACATGACCACGGAAGATTTTCTGGTTGAGTGCTCGAAAAAAGGGCTGGAAGATCGCCTCGAATTCCTGTTCCCCGACCCGGAAGTGCGTGCTGCGCGTCGGCCGGAATATGATGAGCGTCTGGATATTGAACTGGGCGTTATCAACCAGATGGGATTCCCCGGCTACTTCCTGATCGTCATGGAGTTTATCCAGTGGTCGAAGGATAACGATGTGCCTGTTGGCCCAGGACGTGGTTCCGGTGCGGGCTCATTGGTCGCCTACGCGCTGAAAATCACCGATCTGGACCCGCTGGAATTCGATCTGCTGTTTGAACGCTTCCTCAACCCTGAACGTGTCTCCATGCCTGACTTTGACGTCGATTTCTGTATGGAAAAACGCGACAAGGTCATCGACCATGTTGCGGAAATGTACGGGCGTGATGCGGTCTCGCAGATTATCACCTTTGGTACGATGGCGGCGAAAGCGGTGATTCGTGACGTAGGGCGTGTGCTTGGACACCCTTATGGATTTGTCGATCGCATTTCAAAACTGGTGCCGCCCGATCCGGGCATGACGCTGGAAAAGGCGTTTGCTGCCGAACCGCAGCTGCCGGAAATTTATGAAGCCGATGAGGAAGTTAAAGCCCTCATCGATATGGCGCGCAAGCTCGAAGGAGTCACGCGTAACGCCGGTAAACACGCAGGTGGGGTGGTAATATCCCCCACCAAAATAACCGATTTTGCGCCGCTGTATTGTGATTCGGAAGGGAATCATCCGGTTACCCAGTTTGATAAAAATGACGTGGAATATGCTGGGCTGGTGAAGTTCGACTTCCTTGGCTTGCGTACGTTGACCATCATCGACTGGGCGCTGGAGATGATCAACGCTCGTCGTGCGAAGCAAGGTCAGGAACCGATTGATATCGCCGCGATCCCACTCGACGATAAGAAAAGTTTCGACATGCTGCAACGCTCGGAAACCACGGCGGTATTCCAGCTTGAATCGCGTGGCATGAAAGATCTGATTAAGCGCCTAAAGCCCGACTGTTTTGAAGATATGATCGCATTGGTGGCGCTGTTCCGCCCCGGCCCGCTGCAATCTGGCATGGTGGATAACTTCATTGACCGTAAGCATGGGCGTGAAGCGATCTCGTATCCTGATATTGAATGGCAGCACGAGTCTCTCAAGCCTGTACTGGAACCGACCTACGGCATTATCCTGTATCAGGAACAGGTTATGCAGATTGCGCAGGTTCTGGCGGGCTATACGCTGGGCGGCGCGGATATGTTGCGTCGTGCGATGGGGAAAAAGAACCCGGTCGAGATGGCGAAGCAGCGTGGTGGCTTTGAAGATGGTGCTAAATCGCGCGGCGTGAACGGTGAGCTGGCGGTTAAGATTTTTGACCTGGTGGAAAAATTCGCCGGTTACGGCTTTAATAAATCACACTCCGCTGCTTATGCGCTGGTGTCGTACCAAACGCTGTGGCTGAAAGCGCACTATCCTGCGGAGTTCATGGCGGCGGTGATGACGGCCGATATGGACAACACGGACAAAGTGGTGGGGCTGGTTGATGAATGCTGGCGGATGGGGTTAAAAATCCTGCCTCCAGATATCAATAGCGGTCTGTATCACTTCCACGTTAACGACGATGGCGAGATTGTTTACGGTATCGGCGCAATTAAAGGTGTAGGTGAAGGTCCGATTGAGGCCATTATTGAAGCGCGTAATCAGGGTGGCTATTTTAGGGAACTGTTTGATCTTTGTGCCCGCACTGACATTAAAAAGCTGAACCGCCGCGTGCTGGAAAAGCTGATTATGTCCGGAGCGTTCGACCGTTTGGGGCCGCATCGCGCCGCGCTGATGAACGCATTGGCTGATGCGCTAAAGGCTGCCGATCAGCACGCGAAAGCGGAAGCCATTGGTCAGGTGGATATGTTCGGCGTGCTGGCTGATGCACCTGAGCAAGTTGAGCAATCCTACAGCACTGTGCCACCGTGGCCGGAGCAGGTGGTGCTGGATGGTGAGCGGGAGACGCTGGGGCTGTACCTGACCGGCCACCCGATCACCCAATATATTAAGGAAATTGAACGCTATGCCGGTGGCGTACGTTTGAAAGATATGCACCCGACGGATCGGGGTAAAATGACCACTGCCGTTGGGCTGGTGTTGGCGGCTCGCGTCATGGTCACCAAACGGGGTAACCGTATTGGTGTCTGTACCTTGGACGATCGTTCCGGTCGGCTTGAGATTATGCTGTTTACCGATGCATTGGAAAAATATCAGCATTTACTTGAGAAAGACCGTATCCTTATCGCCAGTGGACAGGTCAGCTTTGATGACTTCAGCGGCGGGCTTAAAATGACCGTCCGAGAGTTAATGGATATCAGTGAAGCGCGGGAAAAATACGCGCGCGGGCTTGCTATCTCGCTGACTGACAGGCAAATTGATGACCAGCTATTAAACCGTCTCCGCCAATCGTTGGAACCCCATCGATCGGGGACGATCCCAGTGCATCTCTATTACCAGCGTGAAGATGCGCGCGCCCGACTACGTTTCGGCGCAGCATGGCGTGTAACGCCTGCCGATGCGCTACTGAACGAGCTGCGCACATTAGTGGGTAATGAGCAGGTGGAACTGGAATTTGACTAATATAGGAATACTATGAGTCTGAATTTTCTTGATTTTGAGCAGCCGATTGCAGAGTTGGAAGCGAAAATTGACTCGCTGACCGCAGTCAGCCGTCAAGACGAAAAATTAGATATTAACCTGGACGAAGAAGTCCAGCGCCTGCGTGAGAAGAGCGTTGAACTGACGCGCAAAATCTTCGCCGATTTGGGTGCCTGGCAGGTTGCGCAATTAGCGCGCCATCCGCAACGTCCTTATACGCTTGATTATATTAAGCACATCTTTACCGACTTTGATGAGTTGGCGGGCGATCGTGCCTATGCTGACGACAAAGCCATTGTCGGCGGGATTGCCCGTTTGGATGGACGCCCGGTGATGATCATTGGTCATCAGAAAGGACGTGAAACCAAAGAAAAGATTCGCCGTAATTTCGGCATGCCTGCACCGGAAGGGTATCGCAAAGCGCTGCGCCTGATGGAAATGGCCGATCGCTTCAAGATGCCGATCGTGACCTTTATCGACACGCCGGGCGCTTATCCAGGCGTGGGCGCGGAAGAACGCGGTCAGTCTGAAGCGATCGCGCGCAATCTGCGTGAAATGTCGACGCTGCGTGTGCCAATTATCTGTACCGTTATCGGCGAAGGCGGTTCCGGTGGTGCGTTGGCTATTGGCGTGGGCGACAAGGTCAATATGTTGCAGTACAGCACCTATTCGGTTATTTCACCGGAAGGCTGTGCGTCTATCCTGTGGAAGAGCGCGGATAAAGCGCCGCTGGCGGCTGAAGCCATGGGCATCATTGCGCCGCGTCTGAAAGAGCTGAAACTGATCGATACCGTGATCCCTGAGCCGTTGGGTTCGGCGCACCGTAACGTTCCGGCGATGGCTGAATCTCTGAAAGCACAGTTGCTGGCCGATCTGCTCGACCTCGACGGCCTGACGGAAGAAGAGCTGTTGAACCGCCGTTATCAGCGTTTGATGAACTATGGTTACTGTTAAGTACTGTGGTTATTGCTGACAAGGTAATTGTCTGATTGATGGGTTATCAATCCGGCGACTCGGGCGTTACTTTGAAAATCCGTTGTCAGAAATGACAGCGGATTTTTTGCTATAGGGGGTTAGAGCATGCTGACACTGCTTGATGTCCATCACATTTCGGTGATTGCCGCTGATTATGCACGTAGCAAGGCATTTTATTGTGATGTGCTGGGGTTTACGTTGAACAACGAGGTTTACCGTGAAGCGCGGCAGTCGTGGAAAGGCGATCTTTCGCTGAATGGGCGTTACACCATTGAGCTATTTTCTTTCCCGCATCCCCCATCGCGAGTCAGCCGGCCGGAAGCGTGCGGTTTACGTCATCTAGCTTTTGCCGTGGCGGACGTTGAACAAGCCATTGCCTCGTTGGGGCAGGCTGGCGTCATCTGTGAACCCGTGCGGATCGATCCTGAAACGCAGAAGCGATTCACGTTTTTCTCCGATCCTGACGGCTTGCCTTTAGAACTGTATGAGATCTGATTCTGTGAACCACACTGAACCTGATGATGGATTGATCCAGACGATTGTGGCGCAGACGGCTGGATGCGGGTCAATCCTGCTAGCCTACAGCGGTGGCCTGGATTCTAGCGTACTATTACATCTGCTGGTGGCCGCGCGCCAGCGTGCTGGGGTGACTCTTCGTGCGGCTTATGTCCATCACGGCTTAAATCCGCTGGCCGATAGCTGGGCCGAACATTGTCGCCAGCAGTGTGAACGCTGGCAGGTGCCGTTTGCCTCGCTGCCTGTGACGGTTGAGGCGCAGAACGGCGGCATCGAAGCCGCAGCCAGAGCCGCGCGCTATCAGGCGCTGCAAACGCATCTGCAAGAGGGGGAAACCCTGCTGACGGCACAGCACCTTGATGACCAGAGTGAAACCTTTTTACTGGCGCTTAAACGCGGCAGCGGGCCTGCCGGATTGTCTGCGATGGCGGCTAACACTATGTTGGGTCATCATCGTCTCATTCGTCCGCTGTTAGGGTTTTCTCGTATCCAGTTGGAAGCCTATGCGCAGCGGCATCAGCTTCATTGGATTGAAGACGACAGCAATCAGGATGAACGTTTTGACCGCAATTTTCTACGCCGCCAGATCTTACCGCGACTGACGCAGCGCTGGCCGCATTTCTCCTCCGCCGTGGCACGTAGCGCCCAGCTGTGTGCCGAACAGGAACAACTGATCGATGAGCTGCTGGAGGAGTCATTGCAGGCGTTATGCCAGCCGGATGGCGCGCTGAGCATTGGTGGTCTGCTGCCGCTAAGCCCGGTACGTCGCTTTGCGCTGCTGCGCCGCTGGCTAGCGCAGCAAGGGGCGATGATGCCAGCACGTGAACAGTTGCAGCGGCTTTGGGATGAGGTGGCGACCAGCCGTCAGGATGCGGAGCCGGTATTGCAGTTGAATCAGATGCAGATCCGCCGTTTTCGCCAATTTCTCTACCTGCTACCGCTGGTGCCGTCGCTAAAAGACCGCATTCTGCCGTGGCAACCGACGTCATGTCCGTTATCTCTCCCTGACAATCTCGGTACGCTGTTGCTGGCTGATGGTGGGATCGCGGTTCGCGCGCCGGAAAACGGTGAGGCGGTGAGTATCCGCTTCTCAACCAGCGGAACTGTGCATATTGTTGGCAGAGCACACGGTCGGCAAATCAAGAAACTCTGGCAGGAGCTGGATGTTCCACCCTGGTGGCGTGACCGGACGCCGCTGGTGTTTTATAACGATCAACTGATTGCCGCTGTGGGGCGATTTGTCACGCGAGAAGGGCAAGTTAGAGAAGATCAGCCTGTGTGGCACATTATGTGGGAAAAACAAGTTTGTGAAAAATAAGCCTAGGGGGAAAAAAGCCTAGGGAAGAAACTGATGTTGGTTAGCATTGAAATAAAAACGGACAACTTGCGTTGTCCGTTTGGGAAGCATTTATTCAGCGTTTGCCGCTCAATGAAAGGGACGGTCCGTCAGGATTCGCTGACAACGACTTTCCCGATTTCAGGATGACTGAAACTGACGATGTGGTCGAGGCGCAGTTCGCGCGTTGCACCGGAGGCTTCAATCACCAGATATTCGACCTGTTTACGTGAGATCATATCACTGGCTTTACCGGTCACAACTTCACCATTGCGTAGTTCCAGCGTCAGCGTCAGATTCTGCTGACAGGTGGCTTCCAGGCTATCGTAATCATCACAGTTGATGGGTTGATATTCATTACTCATTGACATAATCACTCACCAATAAGTTAGCGGCGGCAAAAGCGGCCTGTTCCCTGACGGAGGATGGCAACGCCTCATTCGCGGCAATGCCATCCAGGGTTTTCAAAACACAACCCAGCGAATCGGGTATATAGCCCAGATCGCCACTGGCGATCTCTGCGTATAAGCGACGTACTAATTCACAGTATTCTTGCACTATATCCTCCCTTAAAAGCTTAGCTCGGTAGATATTCATGCATCATCACTTGCCGTGGTGCGCGATGTTGTAAGCCTACGAAGATAAACTCTATTTATCAAACCGACTATAGCATAGGGATTAACAGGATATCAGTAGTCCTTAGATGCCTAATCTATCGGATACGTGGCAGATATCACCTTTACTGTGAGGATGGCGCTAACTCAAGTAAACTAGGAGGGAATAAAAACGAGGTCACTGATGGCATTAAAAGCAACGGT is a window of Pectobacterium punjabense DNA encoding:
- the rnhB gene encoding ribonuclease HII; this translates as MSEIFIYPQANCIAGVDEVGRGPLVGAVVTAAVILDPTRPIVGLADSKKLSEKRRLALYDEIKEKALAWSLGRAEPEEIDQLNILHATMLAMQRAVAGLSIVPDFVLIDGNRCPALSMPAQAVVKGDSRVAEISAASIMAKVTRDREMVELDQRFPAYGFAQHKGYPTAFHLEKLAALGATEFHRRSFAPVKRALGLA
- the dnaE gene encoding DNA polymerase III subunit alpha, whose protein sequence is MAEPRFVHLRVHSDYSMIDGLAKVGPLVKKAAALGMPALAITDFTNLCGLVKFYGGAHGAGVKPIIGADFYVESDELGDELAHLTVLAMNNEGYQNLTLLISHAYQRGYGAAGPTIDRDWLIEHQEGLILLSGGRRGDVGRFLLRGNQAQAEQSLAFYQEHFPQRYYLELTRTSRPDEESYLHAAVELATKHGLPVVATNEVCFISTDDFEAHEIRVAIHDGYTLDDPKRPRHYSPQQYMRSEEEMCELFADIPEALANSVEIAKRCNVTIRLGEYFLPQFPTGDMTTEDFLVECSKKGLEDRLEFLFPDPEVRAARRPEYDERLDIELGVINQMGFPGYFLIVMEFIQWSKDNDVPVGPGRGSGAGSLVAYALKITDLDPLEFDLLFERFLNPERVSMPDFDVDFCMEKRDKVIDHVAEMYGRDAVSQIITFGTMAAKAVIRDVGRVLGHPYGFVDRISKLVPPDPGMTLEKAFAAEPQLPEIYEADEEVKALIDMARKLEGVTRNAGKHAGGVVISPTKITDFAPLYCDSEGNHPVTQFDKNDVEYAGLVKFDFLGLRTLTIIDWALEMINARRAKQGQEPIDIAAIPLDDKKSFDMLQRSETTAVFQLESRGMKDLIKRLKPDCFEDMIALVALFRPGPLQSGMVDNFIDRKHGREAISYPDIEWQHESLKPVLEPTYGIILYQEQVMQIAQVLAGYTLGGADMLRRAMGKKNPVEMAKQRGGFEDGAKSRGVNGELAVKIFDLVEKFAGYGFNKSHSAAYALVSYQTLWLKAHYPAEFMAAVMTADMDNTDKVVGLVDECWRMGLKILPPDINSGLYHFHVNDDGEIVYGIGAIKGVGEGPIEAIIEARNQGGYFRELFDLCARTDIKKLNRRVLEKLIMSGAFDRLGPHRAALMNALADALKAADQHAKAEAIGQVDMFGVLADAPEQVEQSYSTVPPWPEQVVLDGERETLGLYLTGHPITQYIKEIERYAGGVRLKDMHPTDRGKMTTAVGLVLAARVMVTKRGNRIGVCTLDDRSGRLEIMLFTDALEKYQHLLEKDRILIASGQVSFDDFSGGLKMTVRELMDISEAREKYARGLAISLTDRQIDDQLLNRLRQSLEPHRSGTIPVHLYYQREDARARLRFGAAWRVTPADALLNELRTLVGNEQVELEFD
- the accA gene encoding acetyl-CoA carboxylase carboxyl transferase subunit alpha; this encodes MSLNFLDFEQPIAELEAKIDSLTAVSRQDEKLDINLDEEVQRLREKSVELTRKIFADLGAWQVAQLARHPQRPYTLDYIKHIFTDFDELAGDRAYADDKAIVGGIARLDGRPVMIIGHQKGRETKEKIRRNFGMPAPEGYRKALRLMEMADRFKMPIVTFIDTPGAYPGVGAEERGQSEAIARNLREMSTLRVPIICTVIGEGGSGGALAIGVGDKVNMLQYSTYSVISPEGCASILWKSADKAPLAAEAMGIIAPRLKELKLIDTVIPEPLGSAHRNVPAMAESLKAQLLADLLDLDGLTEEELLNRRYQRLMNYGYC
- a CDS encoding VOC family protein, whose translation is MLTLLDVHHISVIAADYARSKAFYCDVLGFTLNNEVYREARQSWKGDLSLNGRYTIELFSFPHPPSRVSRPEACGLRHLAFAVADVEQAIASLGQAGVICEPVRIDPETQKRFTFFSDPDGLPLELYEI
- the tilS gene encoding tRNA lysidine(34) synthetase TilS, coding for MRSDSVNHTEPDDGLIQTIVAQTAGCGSILLAYSGGLDSSVLLHLLVAARQRAGVTLRAAYVHHGLNPLADSWAEHCRQQCERWQVPFASLPVTVEAQNGGIEAAARAARYQALQTHLQEGETLLTAQHLDDQSETFLLALKRGSGPAGLSAMAANTMLGHHRLIRPLLGFSRIQLEAYAQRHQLHWIEDDSNQDERFDRNFLRRQILPRLTQRWPHFSSAVARSAQLCAEQEQLIDELLEESLQALCQPDGALSIGGLLPLSPVRRFALLRRWLAQQGAMMPAREQLQRLWDEVATSRQDAEPVLQLNQMQIRRFRQFLYLLPLVPSLKDRILPWQPTSCPLSLPDNLGTLLLADGGIAVRAPENGEAVSIRFSTSGTVHIVGRAHGRQIKKLWQELDVPPWWRDRTPLVFYNDQLIAAVGRFVTREGQVREDQPVWHIMWEKQVCEK
- the rof gene encoding Rho-binding antiterminator, whose amino-acid sequence is MSMSNEYQPINCDDYDSLEATCQQNLTLTLELRNGEVVTGKASDMISRKQVEYLVIEASGATRELRLDHIVSFSHPEIGKVVVSES